In Pirellulales bacterium, the sequence CGGCCGATGGCCGTCTCGGCGCTGGCCGTTCACGGAATCATGACCGGCGTGTTGGATCCCGTGCACCGCATCCGGTTGAATAACTTCGATCTGGTGGTCCCGGATGGCCAGCCGGTTCGTTGGGCGCTGAATCTCTTGCACGGCACTCGGCTCGGCGAACGCGTGTATGGGCCGACGCTGATGCTCGAGATGTGCCAATGGGCGACGGCGCACCATGCTTCGATTTTTCTATTCGGTGGCACCCGCGAGCAACTCGCGGCCCTCGGCGATCGATTGCGCGAGCGCTTTGCCGGTTTGCAAATCGCGGGCACTCGGCCTTCCGCATTTCGACGATTGTCGCCCGCCGAAGGCGATCAATTGGTGGCCGAGATCCGCAGCAGCGGCGCGGCGCTGACATTCGTGGGGCTCGGCTGTCCGCGGCAAGAGGTGTGGGCCTATGAAAATCGCGAGCCGCTGTCGATGCCGCTCTTGGCGGTCGGCGCCGCGTTTGCCTTTCACGCCGGCCAATTGTCGCAAGCGCCCCGGTTCCTGCAAGACCGCGGGTTGGAGTGGTTCTACCGCTTGGTCCGCGAACCGCGACGGCTGTGGAAACGCTATGCGCTGCTGAACCCGCTTTATTCCGCGTTGCTGCTCGCGCAATGGTCTGGCCTACGCCGTTTCAACCTGGACGACGCGCCGCGGCCGACGGAACTCATGTTGTACGGATAGACGCACCAATTCAAGGTTGGGTATGCAAGCCGCAAGTAAATCGATCCCCAGAGAGCCGTCGTTCAAGGATTGGTGCCGGCACAAGGCCGCGCAGATCGGCGCGGTGCTCACGCGCCTTCACCGCGCCCCGACCGATGCGTTTGCCATTATCACCTACCACCGGATCGCGCCTCGGATTGCCGGTACCCCCGCCCCGACGATCAACGTCGCCCCCGACCGATTTCGCACGCAAATTGCCGGATTGCAGCAGCGCGGCTACGTCATTCGTTCGCTGGCAGAAATGGTGCGGCTCAAGCGGCTCGGATTGCCGATACCACCGCGGACGGTGGTGCTGACGTTCGACGATGGCTTTGCCTCGGTCTACCGACACGCCTGGCCGATTCTGCAGGAATTGCAAGCGCCGGCGACGCTGTTTCTCTGCACCGCGTTTCTGGACAGCGACGCGCCGTTCCCCTTCGATCCTTGGGCAAAGGCCTACCGCGATCGCGTTCCTGCGGAAAGTTGGCGGCCATTGCGGAGCGAGGAATGCCGGGAAATGCTCGCCGGCGGTTTGATCGAATTCGGCGCGCACACGCACACGCATCAAGACTTCCGCTCGCGCCCCGAAGACTTGGCCGACGACTTGCACGCCTGCCAGCGCATTCTGCGCGACAAGTTTCGAGCGATCGAACTCGGCTTCGCGTTTCCGTATGGGTATTACGACGAAGGGCTGATGGATGTCGTGCGCGACGCCAAGCTCACCTGCGCTTTGACCGTCGATAGTTGGCTTGTGACACGCGACGCCGATCCGTTTGGATGGGGACGGTTCACGGCCCACGCATGGGACACGCCCGGCACGTTGGCCGCGAAGTGCGACGGTTGGTATAGCCGGCTGCTCGGCGGCTACCACGCCTGCATGGACACGGGCCGACGCGTGGCAGGCCGGTCTCCGCGAAAAATCTCCCGCCCAACTGCAATTCGGCCGTCGAACAAAACCGCTTCGGATTGTCTTCGATGAGCAACCCCGACGCGTCGATCGAACTGGAGGCGACTGCCCGGCTTTCGCTCCGCGAACAACTGGCCGGCGTGGCGCGGTATTGGTGTGGCGCCACTGCGCGCAAGGCGGTGGTGGCATTGGCCGATCAGGTGATCGTCAGCGGCGCGAGTTTTTTTACGACCGTGTTGATCGGCCGGATCTGCGGGCCAAGGGAATTGGGATTCTATTCTCTGGCGTTCGCGATCGTCGTGCTGCTGTACACGGTGCAGCAATCGGTGGTCACCGTGCCGTATACGATTTACGTACACCGTCTTCCACGCGAGGTGCGCCGGGATTATTCCGGCGGCATACTCGCCCACTGCGGATTGCTCGCGATGGCGTCGGCGGCCGGTTTGGCGTGCGCCGCGGTGCTCGGCATGCTGGGGGTTGGTCCGGCGGAATTGACACCCGTCTTTGGCGTGCTTGCCGCGACCGTTCCATTTCTCTTGCTCCGCGATTTCGGACGTCGCCTGGCTTTTGCCGATCTGCGGATAAATCGCGCGTTCTGGCTCGACGCGGTCGTGGTCGGCTTGCAACTGCTGTTGGTGGGCGGATTGGCCGTCGGCGGCCGGCTTTCTGCGGCGGCGGCTTTTGTCGCCGCGGGCGTGAGCTGCGGATTGGTTGCGGTCGCCTGGCTCTATTCGGTCCGATCGCAATTCGCTTTGGGATGGAACTCGACTCGGCAAGCATGGCAGCAAAACTGGGGCTTTTCCAAATGGGTCCTCGCCGATCAAACCGCTACGACCCTGAACACCTATGTCATGCATTGGCTGTTGGCGATCTTATTCGGCATCGCCGCGACGGGATTGTTCGCCGCCTGCGCGACAATTCTGTGCGTGCTCAATCCGATCGTTCTGGGCCTCAACAATGTGCTGATGCCGCGCGTGGCGATCGCCATTGCCGCCGGTAGTGCTGCCGAATTGCGGCGCGTGCTTTGGAAATCGACACTCGTGATCACCGCCACGACGGCGCTCTTCTGCGGCACGCTTCTCCTGTTCGGGCCACGAATCATGGGGCTTCTTTATGGCGCGGCCTACGCGGGCCAATCGCAAACGGTGTCGGTGCTCGCGATCGATATGCTCGTTTCGAGCCTGGCAATGGCCCCTGCCTATGCCCTATGGGCCCGGGAACGGTCGCGAACCCTATTTCAAGTGCGCGTGCTGCGGATCGCGATCGCCGTCGTCGTTAGCCTATGCCTGGCGGCGTCGCTCGGACCGATCGCCGCGGCATATGGCCTCCTCGTCGGCAGCATCGTCGCAACGACACTTACCTGTTGGCTTCATTACAAGATGTCGGCCATGAACGGCACACACCGGCCTCTACAGCCGATGGGAGGCATGGATGCAGGGGCTATGGAATCGGACCGTATCGCTTCAACGAACATTTGAAAGGCGGAAACAACATATGCAGCAGGATCTGTTGACATCCGAGATGATCGCACCACCGAAACCGCCGGACGTCCAACTCGGCCCGCGTTCGATCGTATCGCGGATCACGGGCCATGCCGCGGCCAGGCCACGCCACGCCGCGGTCGTTGACGACGGGAGCGCTATTACCTATCGGGAACTCGACATTCTTTCGCGGCGTTTGGCGGCGACTTTGATCGACGCCGGCGCGGGGCCCGATTGCTGCGTCGGATTGTTTCTCGATCGGTCGGTCGAATTCGTGATCGCGGCGCTTGCAGCGCTTCGGGCGGGGGCAGCCTATTTGCCGCTCGATCCCTGTACGCCCGCCGACCGAGCCGCGGCGATTCTGGCCGATGCCGGCGCGTCCGTCCTGCTCACACATCGCCGCAAAACGCGCGACTGGCCAAATGGTCTCTGGCGCATCGTCGAAATCGATGACGCTCCGGATGCATCGGCCCGCGACGATTCGATGGAAATAAGTGCGGCCGATATCGCTTCCGCTGCCACTGGCCCGCTCGAAGCGGAGCCTGAAAGCCTGGCATACATCGTCTACACCTCAGGCTCTTCCGGCCGGCCAAAGGGTGTAGAAATCACTCATGCGAATTTGCTCAACCTCATCGAATGGCATCAGGCGGCCTTCGAGATCACGAGTTCCGATCGCGCCAGCCAGATCGCGGGCCTGGGATTCGATGCGACGGCGTGGGAAATCTGGCCCCATCTCACGGCCGGAGCGACCCTCTACATTGCCGATGAAATGACGCGGCGTTCGCCGCAAACGCTTCGCGACTGGCTCGTCGCGATGAGAATCACCGTCGGCTTCGCTCCGACCATTTTGGCCGAACAATTGCTGCAAGCCCGGTGGCCCGAAGAAACCTCCTTGCGGCTGCTGCTGACGGGCGCCGATGTGCTCCACCGCCGGCCCCCCGCCGGGCTGCCGTTTGTCTTGGTCAACAACTACGGGCCGACCGAATGCACGGTGGTGGCTACCTCCGGAACCGTTTCTCCCGATACGGATATTGCAGGCCCGCCTTCGATCGGCCGCCCGATCGACAATGCCACCGCGCTGATTCTCGACGAACATCTGCGGCCGGTTCCGCCGGGCGAAGCGGGAGAGCTTTGCCTTGCAGGGGCTTTGGTCGGTCGCGGCTATCGCAACTTGCCTCAGCTTACAGCCAGCCGATTTGTCGATTATGTGGATCCTTCGGGCATGCCGACACGCATCTATCGCACCGGCGACCGAGCACGGCTTTTGGCGAACGGCGAGATCGCATTTCTCGGCCGGCTCGACGCGCAAATCAAGATTCGCGGCTATCGCATCGAGCCCGGCGAAATCGTCGCTTGGCTCGATCGTTTTCCGGGCGTGGATGCAAGCGCGGTCGCGGCCGTCGATAGCGCCGCGGCAGGCAATGCGTCTGAAACGAACGGCGCTCGAGGTCCGGTGCTGATCGGATGGATCGTGCCGGCCCACGATGCGAAATTCACGGCCGGCGACCTGCGCGAGTTTCTTGCCGGGCGGCTCCCCGACTACATGATTCCCGCGCAGTTTGTTCGGGTCGCCGAATTGCCGTTGAACGCAAACGGCAAACTGGAAAAAGCGGCGCTACCGCCGCCCTCGGCAGAAAACCTGTTGCCGAATCGCGAAGCCGCTTCAATGCCCGCCGCATGCGACACCGCGACGCATTCCCACGAGCCCATCGGCGCGGGCCACACGCAGCAACAGATCGGCGAGCTTGTCGCTTCGCTGTTGGGCCAGCCCGACGTCGCTGCGGACGACAATTTCTTCATGATCGGGGGCCACTCGATGCTCGGGGTGCAGTTGGTGGCTCGCATCCGCGACCTGTTCGGAGTGAAATTGACCCTGCGGCAACTGTTCACCGCGCCGACGGTCGCCGCGCTGTCTGCCGAAGTCGTGCGGCTCATCGAGGCAAACCATGGCTGACACGAGCGCCGAAGCACCGTTGAGCCTCTATCATCTGCTGGACCCGGAGGTTCTCGCCGACCCCTATCCGCTCTATCGCCGGCTGCGGTCGGAATCGCCCGTTCATTGGGATCCATACTTGCATGCCTGGATCGTGACGCGTTACGCCGACGTGATAACGGTGCTGACGCGATTTTCCGCCGAGCGGGCGCCTTCGCCGGAATATTTCGAGGCCCTCGGCGCCCCCGAGGTCAGCCCGGTTGCGAGGCTGATGGTCAAGCAAATGCTCTTTCGCGACGCGCCTGCTCATACGCGCTTGCGCAAGCTCGCGAGCGGGGCATTCCTGCCGGCGCGGGTGCGCGTGCTGCGCGATCATATCCAGGAAATCGCGGCGAAATTGATCGACGACATCCAATCCCGCGGGAACGGGGAATTCGATCTATTGGCCGACTTCGCCGAACCATTGCCGGCCATCGTCACCACTGAAATGCTCGGCGTGCCGGTCGAGGATCATGGGCGCTTGAAGACCTGGTCGGCCACGTTCGCCGAAATGCTCGGCAACTTCCAACACAATCCCGACCGGCTTCCCGCCGTGCTCGAGGCGGTCGAATGCCTGACCGCCTATTTTCAAGATGCCATCAACCGGCAGCGAAAACGGCCTTGCGAGGGGCTCCTGAACGTGCTCTTGACCAGCGAAGTCGACGGCGACCGCTTGAGCGACGAAGAAGTGATCGCCAATTGCATTGTGACCATGGTCGGCGGGTTGGAAACGACGACCAATCTCATCGGCAACGGCATGCTTTCGCTGTTGCGAAATCCACGACACTTGGCCCGCCTGCGAGACGAGCCCGAGATCATGCCGGCCGCGGTCGAAGAACTTCTGCGCTATGAGAGCCCGAGCCAGCACACGGCCCGGCTCGCGCCGGACGATGTCGAGTTGGGCGGCAAATGGATTCGCCGGCGGCAAGCCGTGATCGCCGTGATGGCGGCCGGCAACCGCGATCCGCAGCGGTTTCCCGATCCCGACACGCTTGATTTCGATCGGCCCGACAATCGGCATTTGGCGTTCGGCTGGGCGGCGCACTTCTGCTTTGGCGCCCCGTTGGCTCGCATCGAAGGCCACATTGCATTCGAGTCGCTGCTGCGTCGTTTTTCCGAGCTTCGGCTGACCGGCGAACCGCTCGTGTGGCGCGAGAACCTCGGCCTGCGCGGCCTGAAGGCGTTGCCCTTGCGTTATGTTCCCGCGGCTCATGCGCGCTGAGCCCCGGCCCCCAAACCCCTGACCGCTTTTCTGCCTCGCATGAGCATCGCCATCCAAACGGCATCGCCGCAACTACGAACGGCGACGTTCGACGAACATGCGTCGATCGTGCGGCTGGAAGGCACGGGCGCGCTGGAGAGTTTGCCGCTCGACGATTGGCGGAATCTCTGGCTGCAAAATCCGCTTTGGCCCAGGCTCGGCAACGATTGGCCGATCGGTTGGGTGCTGGAAGACGCGCGAGGCCGCGTCGCGGGATCGCTGTGCAACATTCCGACGAGATACACATTCCATGGCCGAGAGTTGATCTGCGCCAATGGCCGCGGCTGGGTCGTGGATCCTGAATACCGCGGGTTTGCGTTGTGGTTGATGGAAGAATATTTCAATCAGCGCGGCGTCGACATTTTCATCAACACGACCCTGGCTCCCTCTGCCGCGCCGGCATTCAGCACGCTATCCGATCGCATTCCGCTCGGCGATTTTCAATCGATCGCCTATTGGATTACCGGCTATCGCGGATTTGCTCGGAAGGCGCTGCAGAAATTGTGCGTGCCGCGAGCGGGATTGCTGGCGTGGCCCGCCGGGGCGGCCCTGCGGCTGAAGGATGCCCTGTTTGCGAAATCCCTTCCCACAGCCCCGCGGTCGATCGTCGTCGCG encodes:
- a CDS encoding amino acid adenylation domain-containing protein, whose product is MQQDLLTSEMIAPPKPPDVQLGPRSIVSRITGHAAARPRHAAVVDDGSAITYRELDILSRRLAATLIDAGAGPDCCVGLFLDRSVEFVIAALAALRAGAAYLPLDPCTPADRAAAILADAGASVLLTHRRKTRDWPNGLWRIVEIDDAPDASARDDSMEISAADIASAATGPLEAEPESLAYIVYTSGSSGRPKGVEITHANLLNLIEWHQAAFEITSSDRASQIAGLGFDATAWEIWPHLTAGATLYIADEMTRRSPQTLRDWLVAMRITVGFAPTILAEQLLQARWPEETSLRLLLTGADVLHRRPPAGLPFVLVNNYGPTECTVVATSGTVSPDTDIAGPPSIGRPIDNATALILDEHLRPVPPGEAGELCLAGALVGRGYRNLPQLTASRFVDYVDPSGMPTRIYRTGDRARLLANGEIAFLGRLDAQIKIRGYRIEPGEIVAWLDRFPGVDASAVAAVDSAAAGNASETNGARGPVLIGWIVPAHDAKFTAGDLREFLAGRLPDYMIPAQFVRVAELPLNANGKLEKAALPPPSAENLLPNREAASMPAACDTATHSHEPIGAGHTQQQIGELVASLLGQPDVAADDNFFMIGGHSMLGVQLVARIRDLFGVKLTLRQLFTAPTVAALSAEVVRLIEANHG
- a CDS encoding lipopolysaccharide biosynthesis protein, translated to MSNPDASIELEATARLSLREQLAGVARYWCGATARKAVVALADQVIVSGASFFTTVLIGRICGPRELGFYSLAFAIVVLLYTVQQSVVTVPYTIYVHRLPREVRRDYSGGILAHCGLLAMASAAGLACAAVLGMLGVGPAELTPVFGVLAATVPFLLLRDFGRRLAFADLRINRAFWLDAVVVGLQLLLVGGLAVGGRLSAAAAFVAAGVSCGLVAVAWLYSVRSQFALGWNSTRQAWQQNWGFSKWVLADQTATTLNTYVMHWLLAILFGIAATGLFAACATILCVLNPIVLGLNNVLMPRVAIAIAAGSAAELRRVLWKSTLVITATTALFCGTLLLFGPRIMGLLYGAAYAGQSQTVSVLAIDMLVSSLAMAPAYALWARERSRTLFQVRVLRIAIAVVVSLCLAASLGPIAAAYGLLVGSIVATTLTCWLHYKMSAMNGTHRPLQPMGGMDAGAMESDRIASTNI
- a CDS encoding cytochrome P450 codes for the protein MADTSAEAPLSLYHLLDPEVLADPYPLYRRLRSESPVHWDPYLHAWIVTRYADVITVLTRFSAERAPSPEYFEALGAPEVSPVARLMVKQMLFRDAPAHTRLRKLASGAFLPARVRVLRDHIQEIAAKLIDDIQSRGNGEFDLLADFAEPLPAIVTTEMLGVPVEDHGRLKTWSATFAEMLGNFQHNPDRLPAVLEAVECLTAYFQDAINRQRKRPCEGLLNVLLTSEVDGDRLSDEEVIANCIVTMVGGLETTTNLIGNGMLSLLRNPRHLARLRDEPEIMPAAVEELLRYESPSQHTARLAPDDVELGGKWIRRRQAVIAVMAAGNRDPQRFPDPDTLDFDRPDNRHLAFGWAAHFCFGAPLARIEGHIAFESLLRRFSELRLTGEPLVWRENLGLRGLKALPLRYVPAAHAR
- a CDS encoding WecB/TagA/CpsF family glycosyltransferase; translated protein: MIDRGKHNILGVRIDAVDYAAAVDRIAEAAIHRRPMAVSALAVHGIMTGVLDPVHRIRLNNFDLVVPDGQPVRWALNLLHGTRLGERVYGPTLMLEMCQWATAHHASIFLFGGTREQLAALGDRLRERFAGLQIAGTRPSAFRRLSPAEGDQLVAEIRSSGAALTFVGLGCPRQEVWAYENREPLSMPLLAVGAAFAFHAGQLSQAPRFLQDRGLEWFYRLVREPRRLWKRYALLNPLYSALLLAQWSGLRRFNLDDAPRPTELMLYG
- a CDS encoding polysaccharide deacetylase family protein, with product MQAASKSIPREPSFKDWCRHKAAQIGAVLTRLHRAPTDAFAIITYHRIAPRIAGTPAPTINVAPDRFRTQIAGLQQRGYVIRSLAEMVRLKRLGLPIPPRTVVLTFDDGFASVYRHAWPILQELQAPATLFLCTAFLDSDAPFPFDPWAKAYRDRVPAESWRPLRSEECREMLAGGLIEFGAHTHTHQDFRSRPEDLADDLHACQRILRDKFRAIELGFAFPYGYYDEGLMDVVRDAKLTCALTVDSWLVTRDADPFGWGRFTAHAWDTPGTLAAKCDGWYSRLLGGYHACMDTGRRVAGRSPRKISRPTAIRPSNKTASDCLR